One Clostridium estertheticum DNA segment encodes these proteins:
- the remB gene encoding extracellular matrix regulator RemB, giving the protein MFLHLGENVVVPIKDIIGIFDMETTMYSSDTIQFLRMAEEDGFVERITKNIAKSFVIAEVDKKSKIYLSPISSQTLCKRTETVYYAL; this is encoded by the coding sequence ATGTTTTTACATTTGGGAGAAAATGTAGTAGTGCCTATAAAGGACATTATAGGTATTTTTGACATGGAAACTACTATGTATAGCTCGGACACTATTCAATTTTTAAGAATGGCTGAAGAAGATGGTTTTGTAGAGCGGATAACAAAAAATATCGCTAAATCTTTTGTTATTGCTGAGGTAGATAAAAAAAGTAAAATATACCTATCGCCAATATCATCGCAAACACTATGCAAAAGAACAGAAACTGTATATTATGCGCTGTAG
- the gyrB gene encoding DNA topoisomerase (ATP-hydrolyzing) subunit B, whose translation MEINNGYDESQIQVLEGLEAVRKRPGMYIGSTSIRGLHHLVYEIVDNSIDEAMAGFCKNIDVFIHPDNSVTVIDDGRGMPVGIHHKMKIPTVEVIMTVLHAGGKFGGGAYKVSGGLHGVGASVVNALSEICEVEVKVDGEIWKQTFSKGKTTSTLVNIGKTEEHGTKIFFIPDATIFEEIDFDYETVSQRLRELAFLNKGIRITLTDEREDKKQEFLYEGGIKSFVDYLNRNKGKIHDTIYIEGRKDEYIVEIALQYNDTYTENLFSFANNIDTVEGGTHLVGFKTALTRIVNDYAKKFGFLKENDKNLSGEDVREGLTAVISIKLTDPQFEGQTKTKLGNSEVRGIVDGIVGEAISNVLEENPELGKKIIDKSLNAARARDAAKKARELTRRKSILESTTLPGKLSDCASKDPMECEIYLVEGDSAGGSAKQGRDRKFQAILPLKGKIMNVEKQRIDKMLASLEIRAMITAFGAGIGKDFDVKKIRYDRVIIMTDADVDGAHIRTLLLTFFYRYMKELVEGGHVYVAQPPLYKVSKGKKDHYVYSDPELKNYLLEIGGKDNNTDIQRYKGLGEMDAHQLWDTTMNPEERVLLQVHVEDAMAADEIFTILMGDKVEPRREFIQENAKKVLNLDI comes from the coding sequence ATGGAAATAAATAATGGTTATGACGAGAGTCAAATACAAGTACTTGAAGGATTAGAAGCAGTAAGAAAAAGACCTGGTATGTATATAGGTAGCACTAGTATTCGTGGGCTACATCATCTGGTTTATGAAATTGTAGATAATAGTATAGATGAGGCAATGGCAGGGTTTTGTAAAAACATTGATGTATTTATACACCCAGACAATTCTGTAACTGTTATAGATGATGGACGTGGTATGCCCGTAGGAATACATCATAAAATGAAAATACCTACTGTAGAGGTTATAATGACTGTACTCCATGCAGGTGGGAAATTTGGTGGTGGAGCTTATAAAGTATCAGGTGGTCTTCATGGTGTTGGAGCATCTGTAGTTAATGCACTGTCTGAAATTTGTGAAGTTGAAGTTAAAGTTGATGGTGAAATATGGAAACAAACATTTTCAAAGGGGAAAACTACTAGTACACTAGTGAATATAGGAAAAACAGAGGAACATGGAACAAAAATTTTCTTCATTCCTGATGCAACAATTTTTGAGGAAATTGATTTTGATTATGAAACAGTATCTCAGAGACTTCGCGAACTTGCTTTTTTAAATAAAGGTATAAGAATAACACTTACAGACGAGAGAGAAGATAAAAAACAAGAATTTTTATACGAAGGTGGAATAAAATCCTTTGTAGATTATCTAAACAGAAATAAAGGGAAAATCCACGATACTATATACATTGAAGGACGTAAAGATGAATATATTGTTGAGATAGCATTGCAATACAACGATACATACACAGAAAATTTATTTTCTTTTGCTAATAATATAGATACAGTAGAAGGTGGAACTCACCTAGTTGGTTTTAAGACCGCTTTAACAAGAATAGTAAATGATTATGCTAAAAAATTTGGTTTCTTAAAAGAAAATGATAAAAATCTATCTGGTGAAGACGTACGAGAAGGTCTTACAGCAGTAATATCTATAAAACTTACGGATCCTCAATTTGAAGGTCAAACAAAAACTAAACTTGGAAATAGTGAAGTAAGAGGCATAGTTGATGGCATAGTTGGTGAGGCTATTAGCAATGTTCTAGAGGAAAATCCAGAGCTTGGTAAAAAAATAATAGACAAATCATTGAACGCCGCTAGAGCCCGCGATGCAGCAAAAAAAGCAAGAGAACTTACAAGAAGAAAATCAATACTTGAAAGTACTACTCTTCCTGGGAAATTATCCGATTGTGCTTCAAAAGATCCTATGGAATGTGAAATATACCTTGTCGAGGGAGACTCAGCTGGTGGCTCTGCAAAGCAAGGCAGAGATAGAAAATTTCAAGCTATACTTCCTCTTAAAGGAAAAATAATGAATGTTGAAAAGCAAAGAATTGATAAGATGCTGGCATCACTCGAAATTAGAGCTATGATAACCGCATTTGGTGCTGGTATAGGAAAAGATTTTGATGTAAAAAAAATAAGGTACGATCGTGTTATTATTATGACAGATGCGGACGTAGATGGAGCGCATATTAGAACACTACTACTAACGTTCTTCTATAGATACATGAAAGAATTAGTAGAAGGAGGGCACGTATATGTAGCTCAACCTCCACTATATAAGGTTTCTAAGGGTAAGAAAGATCATTATGTATATTCTGATCCAGAGTTAAAAAATTATCTCCTTGAAATCGGTGGAAAAGATAATAACACTGATATCCAAAGATACAAAGGTCTTGGAGAAATGGATGCACATCAACTTTGGGATACAACAATGAATCCAGAGGAGCGAGTTCTGCTTCAGGTCCATGTAGAGGATGCAATGGCAGCAGATGAGATATTTACTATTCTTATGGGCGATAAAGTAGAACCTCGTAGAGAGTTTATACAAGAAAATGCTAAGAAAGTTCTTAACTTAGATATATAG
- the gyrA gene encoding DNA gyrase subunit A, with amino-acid sequence MNNQGKIKPIDIRSEMKKSYIDYAMSVIVSRALPDVRDGLKPVHRRILFSMHELGLTPEKGYRKCARIVGDVLGKYHPHGDTAVYGALVRMAQDFSQRCILVDGHGNFGSVDGDGAAAMRYTEAKMSKITTQMLRDINKETVDFIPNFDGEEKEPSVLPSRFPNLLVNGSTGIAVGMATNIPPHNLIEIVDGVLMVIDDSEVTISDLMTKIKGPDFPTAGIILGRAGIKSAYETGRGRILVRAKTDIEENKGRNSIIVTELPYQVNKAKLIEGIADLVKDKKIDGISDLRDESDREGMRIVIELKRDANPNIVLNRLFKHTRMQDTFGVIMIALVNGEPQTLNLKQCLVHYLEHQKEVVRRRTQFDLDKALARAHILEGMKIALDHIDEVIRLIRASKSISEAKESLMNAFELSEKQAVAIVEMRLGRLTGLERDKIEDEYNEIMKTVNYLKGILADEMVLLNIIKDELIEIRNKYGDTRRTAIEKNPYSIDEEDLIQETDVVITLTHAGYIKRLPADTYSAQKRGGRGIQGVTTKEDDFVEHIFITSTHNNLLLFTNKGKAFRLKAYEIPEGGRTAKGTNLVNIIPLANDDKIQAVISLKEFTEDNYLIMGTKHGLIKKTSLDKYSSIRKNGLNAINLREDDELIGAAITTGDSEMLFATRNGYSIRFSEKDVRGMGRTATGVKALTLRQDDIVVAMNIAKPEEELLVISENGFGKRTVVSQYSLQHRGGKGVITYKVSEKTGKLVGARIVKDGDEMILINSNGIVIRLNVSGISTTSRNTMGVTLMKNGEGDNIVAIAKINCSDESISDEDSCKLQNSLLEEFEENPLNEENELDTTDETNDYTDYETEDDTENKTEDNTED; translated from the coding sequence ATGAATAATCAGGGAAAAATTAAACCTATTGATATACGGTCCGAAATGAAAAAATCCTATATAGATTATGCTATGAGTGTTATTGTAAGTCGTGCTCTTCCAGATGTACGGGATGGTCTTAAACCTGTTCATAGAAGAATATTATTCTCTATGCATGAACTAGGATTAACACCAGAAAAGGGATATAGAAAGTGTGCAAGAATTGTTGGAGACGTTTTAGGTAAGTATCACCCACATGGCGATACTGCAGTATATGGCGCATTAGTTAGAATGGCTCAAGATTTCTCTCAAAGATGTATTTTGGTTGATGGTCATGGTAATTTCGGTTCTGTAGATGGTGATGGGGCAGCTGCCATGAGATATACAGAAGCTAAAATGAGTAAAATTACAACACAGATGCTCCGTGATATTAATAAAGAGACAGTAGATTTTATTCCTAACTTCGATGGAGAAGAAAAAGAGCCCTCAGTGCTACCATCAAGATTTCCTAATCTTTTAGTTAATGGATCAACAGGTATCGCCGTAGGTATGGCAACAAATATACCTCCACATAATTTAATAGAAATTGTAGATGGAGTACTCATGGTTATTGATGACTCAGAAGTTACTATAAGTGATTTGATGACAAAAATAAAAGGACCAGATTTTCCTACAGCAGGAATTATTCTAGGAAGAGCAGGAATAAAAAGTGCTTATGAAACAGGAAGAGGAAGAATCCTAGTAAGGGCTAAAACAGATATTGAAGAGAATAAAGGCAGAAATTCAATAATAGTAACAGAATTACCTTATCAAGTTAATAAAGCAAAACTTATAGAAGGTATTGCAGATTTAGTAAAAGACAAGAAAATAGATGGAATATCAGACCTTAGAGATGAGTCTGATAGAGAAGGTATGAGAATTGTTATAGAACTAAAAAGAGATGCAAACCCTAATATAGTATTAAATAGGCTATTTAAACATACCAGGATGCAAGATACTTTTGGAGTTATAATGATAGCTCTTGTAAATGGAGAACCACAAACATTAAATTTAAAACAGTGTTTAGTTCATTATTTAGAACATCAAAAAGAGGTAGTAAGAAGAAGAACTCAATTTGATTTAGATAAGGCACTAGCTAGAGCTCATATCTTAGAAGGTATGAAAATTGCACTAGACCACATTGATGAGGTAATTCGTTTAATAAGAGCATCTAAAAGCATCAGTGAAGCTAAAGAAAGTTTAATGAATGCGTTTGAACTATCAGAAAAACAAGCTGTTGCTATTGTTGAAATGAGACTTGGAAGGTTAACAGGTCTTGAAAGAGATAAGATTGAAGATGAGTATAACGAAATAATGAAAACTGTTAATTATTTAAAAGGAATATTAGCAGATGAAATGGTATTACTTAACATAATTAAAGATGAGCTTATAGAAATTAGAAATAAATATGGTGATACTAGAAGAACAGCAATAGAAAAAAATCCATATAGCATAGATGAGGAAGATTTAATTCAAGAGACAGATGTTGTAATAACTCTAACTCATGCAGGTTATATAAAGAGACTTCCAGCTGACACTTATAGTGCTCAAAAAAGAGGGGGTAGAGGTATACAAGGTGTTACTACAAAAGAAGATGACTTTGTAGAACATATATTTATAACCTCCACTCATAATAATCTACTGCTATTTACAAACAAAGGAAAAGCATTTAGATTAAAGGCATATGAAATTCCAGAAGGTGGAAGAACAGCTAAGGGAACAAACTTAGTAAATATTATACCACTGGCCAATGACGATAAAATTCAAGCTGTTATATCTCTTAAAGAATTTACAGAGGATAATTATCTTATAATGGGAACCAAGCATGGTTTAATTAAGAAAACATCCCTTGATAAATATTCTTCTATAAGGAAGAATGGCTTAAATGCAATAAATTTAAGAGAAGATGATGAATTAATCGGAGCTGCAATAACTACAGGAGATAGCGAAATGCTATTTGCTACAAGAAATGGTTATTCCATAAGATTTAGTGAAAAAGATGTAAGAGGTATGGGAAGAACCGCAACTGGAGTTAAGGCCTTAACACTTCGACAAGATGACATTGTAGTGGCTATGAATATTGCTAAACCTGAAGAAGAACTTTTAGTTATAAGTGAAAATGGTTTTGGAAAAAGAACCGTAGTTTCACAATACTCACTTCAGCACAGAGGTGGTAAAGGAGTAATAACTTATAAGGTATCAGAGAAAACAGGAAAGCTTGTAGGTGCTAGAATAGTAAAAGACGGAGACGAAATGATACTTATAAACAGTAATGGTATTGTTATAAGATTAAATGTATCCGGAATATCGACTACAAGTAGAAATACTATGGGAGTTACTTTAATGAAGAATGGCGAAGGTGATAATATCGTTGCTATTGCTAAAATAAATTGTAGTGATGAAAGTATTTCAGATGAAGATTCTTGTAAATTGCAGAATTCATTACTAGAAGAATTCGAAGAAAATCCACTTAATGAAGAGAATGAATTAGATACAACTGATGAAACAAATGATTATACAGATTATGAAACGGAAGACGATACAGAAAACAAAACAGAAGATAATACAGAAGATTAA
- a CDS encoding HDIG domain-containing metalloprotein, with amino-acid sequence MSLYRVKQFYRSMVSKINDEDIDFLRMYLEVYELQLFHQLPTYEQKHCINVARDVKSTCNQRVLQSKYLIKVALLHDIGKIYSNMNPIDKSIMVIMHNITNGRIESHKKNKNVNMYYNHGDIGYNLLRKYGYDDRFLFLVKNHHNNNITEDTELDLLKECDNRN; translated from the coding sequence ATGTCACTTTATAGAGTAAAACAGTTTTACAGGTCAATGGTTTCTAAAATTAATGATGAGGATATAGATTTTCTTAGAATGTATTTAGAGGTTTATGAATTGCAGTTATTCCATCAATTACCTACTTATGAGCAAAAACACTGTATAAATGTAGCTAGGGATGTAAAATCCACTTGTAATCAAAGAGTGTTACAATCAAAATATTTGATAAAAGTTGCACTGTTACATGATATAGGTAAAATATATAGTAATATGAATCCAATAGATAAATCTATAATGGTTATAATGCATAATATAACAAATGGAAGAATTGAATCACATAAAAAGAACAAAAATGTTAATATGTACTATAATCATGGAGATATAGGATATAATTTATTAAGAAAGTATGGTTATGATGATAGGTTTTTGTTTTTAGTGAAAAATCATCATAACAATAACATAACTGAGGATACAGAATTAGACTTATTAAAAGAATGTGATAATAGAAATTAA
- a CDS encoding transcription repressor NadR, producing MNSKQRREYIKNLLINNNATYKGQFLAEELGVTRQVIVKDIAITRAEGLNIIATPEGYLIPNEESNYVRRVIAVAHGKEDIYNELECIVKFGGIVEDVTVEHSLYGEIRAMLMIKTLMDIEKFTNKFKEFNAQPLSALTNGVHLHTIKADNEEIIECIIKELKDKNYLISD from the coding sequence ATGAATTCAAAGCAAAGAAGAGAATATATTAAAAATTTACTAATTAACAATAACGCTACATATAAAGGTCAGTTCTTAGCAGAGGAATTAGGAGTTACAAGACAAGTTATAGTAAAGGATATTGCAATTACAAGAGCAGAGGGATTAAATATAATTGCAACGCCTGAAGGCTATTTAATACCTAATGAAGAAAGTAATTATGTGAGAAGAGTAATAGCGGTAGCACATGGCAAGGAAGATATATATAATGAGCTAGAATGTATTGTTAAATTTGGTGGAATAGTAGAGGATGTAACAGTAGAACACTCTTTATACGGCGAAATAAGAGCAATGCTCATGATAAAAACTCTAATGGATATTGAAAAATTTACAAATAAATTTAAAGAATTTAATGCGCAGCCACTATCTGCACTAACTAATGGAGTACATTTGCATACTATAAAAGCAGATAATGAGGAAATTATAGAGTGTATTATAAAAGAATTAAAAGATAAAAATTATTTGATTTCTGATTAA
- a CDS encoding DUF362 domain-containing protein, with translation MENVALLKCMEYDVDLIEEKLRQGFELLGGHDFLMELIPKDSVVLLKPNMLSIENKESPVVTHYAVFEAVIRIIREYSNDISFGDSPGFGDSRKAAERSGLMEVADRYGVKFEDFKESVHVKLDNSILCKSWNIAKAAYDADVVISLPKLKTHAMAYYTGAVKNQFGCIPGTQKATWHTRMPDANNFCKMLLDLNTAVGTNFAILDGIIAMEGNGPKSGDPHKMNTLIMGKCLTAVDSVAVRLIGYDNPLDTPVLKEAYDSKWGAVLPGDINILGEELEVMKAKNFVLCRKGGNFYFINPRVTNFLRGMIAPTPTLIKDRCIGCGRCAEVCPENPPVIEMVKKGGILNPKWNMHECIRCFCCQELCPVGAIETKYSNLGKLLKLDKR, from the coding sequence ATGGAAAACGTTGCACTTTTAAAATGTATGGAATATGATGTTGATTTAATAGAAGAAAAGTTACGACAGGGTTTTGAATTACTTGGTGGACATGATTTTTTAATGGAATTAATACCAAAGGATAGTGTGGTACTTTTAAAGCCTAATATGTTAAGCATTGAAAATAAAGAATCACCGGTAGTAACTCATTATGCTGTTTTTGAAGCAGTTATTAGAATTATAAGAGAATATTCTAATGATATCAGCTTTGGAGATTCACCTGGTTTTGGAGATTCAAGAAAGGCAGCAGAACGATCTGGTCTTATGGAAGTGGCTGATAGATATGGAGTTAAATTTGAAGATTTTAAAGAATCTGTTCATGTTAAATTGGATAATTCTATTTTATGTAAATCTTGGAACATAGCAAAAGCTGCTTATGATGCAGATGTTGTAATATCATTGCCAAAACTTAAAACGCATGCTATGGCTTATTATACAGGGGCTGTAAAAAATCAGTTTGGTTGTATACCAGGAACGCAAAAGGCGACTTGGCATACAAGAATGCCTGATGCAAATAATTTTTGTAAAATGCTACTAGATTTAAATACAGCCGTTGGAACTAATTTTGCTATTTTAGACGGTATAATTGCCATGGAAGGTAATGGACCTAAAAGTGGGGATCCACATAAAATGAATACACTAATTATGGGAAAGTGTTTAACAGCGGTGGATTCTGTTGCAGTTAGGCTTATAGGATATGATAACCCTTTGGATACACCTGTTTTAAAAGAGGCATATGATAGTAAATGGGGAGCAGTACTTCCAGGTGATATAAATATACTTGGTGAAGAATTAGAAGTTATGAAAGCTAAAAATTTTGTGCTTTGTAGAAAGGGCGGTAATTTCTATTTTATAAATCCAAGAGTAACTAATTTTCTAAGAGGAATGATAGCACCAACTCCTACACTTATTAAAGATAGATGTATAGGGTGTGGTAGGTGTGCAGAGGTATGTCCAGAAAATCCACCAGTAATTGAGATGGTGAAAAAAGGAGGTATATTAAATCCTAAATGGAATATGCATGAATGTATAAGATGTTTTTGTTGTCAGGAATTATGCCCAGTTGGTGCAATTGAAACAAAATATTCGAATTTAGGTAAATTACTAAAACTTGATAAGAGGTGA
- a CDS encoding UPF0182 family protein — protein sequence MKKNKAIAIILGIILVVVAFLGNIVNLLINIQWFNEVKYLSVYFTKLTWILKLMVPTFVVSYIAIWTYYKYFKSSIVRWKNVIEVNKNKQKLEHKISILINIIISFIISISFASNYWYKILQFVNATRFNEVDPLFKKDISFYIFKLPLIESLYRTFITFLVLLVIITVITYLILITKDHLLNSNKGDKFSKFKSFKSGITKFEGRQLAIVSSLILLLVSLGYLIKSWNLVYSSRGIVFGASYTDVHVTLRFYQIIAVSSFIAAIITFISIITYKSKPMIISIIIIVVLIFGENIASTSVQKFEVQSNEKTVEKPYIQYNIDSTRKAFNLANIQEIPFEINNDITKEDIDLNKDTIDNIKINSFKPALEFYNQFQYMRFYYGFNDLDIDRYNINGKYTQVFIAPREIELESLKDNSNTWQNRHLVYTHGYGVVMSKVNSVTSEGQPDFIINNIPLENKTSVKLDDPRIYYGESTNDYSIVNTKIGELDYPKGEENQMNSYGGNAGIKMSLANRILFAINKKSTKFLLSNDITSNSKILINRNIVERVSKIAPFLTFDSDPYIVINDGKLFWIIDAYTTSNKYPFSQPVKGVNYIRNSIKVVIDAVDGTPKFYIVDKNDPIANSYLKIYPELFMNSESIPSGIKGHFRYPEDIYNLQCNVLEKYHVTDPGVFYSGDDAWSISTNQEKIEGKKEVSEASYLIMKLPKEIKEEMVLLEYFNTKGRDNMVALLGARMDADNYGKMVLYKFPPKQTVYSPVLFKQKMNQDTIISKELSLWNTQGSEVQFGETTIIPIKNSLLYVEPMYLRAKGEKSIPEMKKIVVSYGDKIILADNIESALQQIFNYTDKNNTSKSEDNPNINAMTLENIRIAKDLYNKALEAQKNGNWVEYGTFIKQLGDILDKISK from the coding sequence ATAAAAAAGAATAAGGCCATAGCTATTATATTGGGAATAATATTAGTGGTTGTAGCTTTCTTAGGTAATATAGTTAACTTACTTATAAATATACAATGGTTTAATGAAGTTAAGTATTTATCAGTATATTTTACTAAATTAACATGGATATTAAAATTAATGGTGCCCACATTTGTAGTGAGTTATATTGCAATATGGACATATTACAAATATTTTAAAAGTAGTATTGTAAGATGGAAAAATGTGATTGAAGTGAATAAAAACAAACAAAAGTTGGAACATAAAATTAGTATTTTAATAAATATTATAATTTCTTTTATAATATCCATAAGTTTTGCCTCAAATTATTGGTATAAAATACTCCAATTTGTAAATGCTACAAGATTCAATGAAGTGGACCCATTATTTAAAAAAGACATTTCCTTTTATATTTTCAAACTTCCATTAATTGAATCATTATATCGAACATTTATAACATTTCTAGTATTGCTTGTAATTATTACGGTAATAACATATCTTATCCTAATTACAAAGGATCATTTATTAAATTCAAATAAAGGAGATAAGTTCTCCAAGTTTAAAAGTTTTAAAAGTGGAATAACTAAATTTGAAGGAAGACAATTGGCCATAGTATCCTCACTAATACTACTTCTAGTATCTTTGGGATATTTAATAAAATCCTGGAATTTAGTATACTCATCAAGAGGAATAGTTTTTGGAGCAAGCTATACAGATGTACATGTAACATTAAGGTTTTATCAAATAATAGCAGTATCATCTTTTATTGCAGCAATAATTACTTTTATAAGCATTATAACATATAAATCAAAACCAATGATTATATCTATTATTATAATTGTTGTACTAATTTTCGGAGAAAATATAGCATCAACTTCAGTTCAAAAATTTGAAGTTCAGTCAAATGAAAAAACCGTAGAAAAACCATATATTCAATATAATATAGATAGTACAAGAAAAGCTTTTAATCTTGCTAATATACAAGAAATTCCCTTTGAAATAAATAATGATATAACTAAAGAGGATATTGATTTAAATAAAGATACCATAGATAATATAAAAATAAACTCTTTTAAACCAGCATTAGAATTTTATAATCAATTTCAATATATGAGATTTTACTATGGCTTTAATGATTTAGATATTGACAGATATAATATCAATGGAAAGTACACTCAGGTCTTTATTGCACCAAGAGAAATTGAGTTAGAGTCATTAAAAGACAACTCAAATACCTGGCAAAATAGACATCTAGTTTACACTCATGGTTATGGTGTAGTTATGAGTAAAGTAAATTCCGTAACAAGTGAAGGTCAACCAGATTTCATAATTAATAATATACCACTAGAGAACAAAACAAGTGTAAAATTAGATGATCCTAGAATATATTATGGTGAAAGCACCAATGATTATAGTATAGTTAATACAAAAATTGGAGAATTAGATTACCCTAAGGGCGAAGAAAACCAGATGAATAGCTACGGAGGAAATGCTGGTATAAAGATGAGCCTAGCAAATAGAATTTTATTTGCAATAAATAAAAAAAGCACTAAGTTTTTATTATCTAATGATATAACTTCTAATAGTAAGATATTAATCAATAGAAATATAGTTGAAAGAGTAAGTAAAATTGCTCCATTTTTAACATTTGATAGTGATCCATACATTGTAATAAATGATGGGAAATTATTCTGGATTATTGATGCATATACAACTTCAAATAAGTATCCGTTTTCACAGCCAGTGAAGGGTGTGAATTATATTAGAAACTCAATTAAAGTTGTTATTGATGCAGTAGATGGAACCCCTAAATTTTATATAGTTGATAAAAATGATCCTATAGCAAATAGTTATTTAAAGATATACCCAGAACTATTTATGAATTCAGAGTCAATTCCCAGTGGCATAAAAGGACATTTTAGGTATCCAGAAGACATATATAATTTACAATGTAATGTACTTGAAAAATACCACGTAACAGATCCAGGAGTATTTTATAGTGGGGATGATGCTTGGTCTATATCAACGAATCAAGAAAAAATTGAAGGAAAAAAAGAGGTAAGTGAAGCTTCTTACTTAATAATGAAATTGCCAAAGGAAATCAAGGAAGAAATGGTTTTACTTGAATACTTTAACACTAAAGGGCGAGACAATATGGTAGCCTTACTTGGAGCGAGGATGGATGCAGATAATTATGGAAAAATGGTTTTATATAAATTTCCACCAAAGCAGACAGTATATAGCCCAGTACTATTTAAACAAAAGATGAATCAAGATACAATAATATCCAAAGAATTATCACTTTGGAATACACAAGGCTCAGAAGTTCAATTTGGAGAAACCACAATTATACCAATTAAAAATTCATTGCTTTATGTAGAACCTATGTATTTAAGAGCTAAAGGGGAAAAAAGTATACCAGAGATGAAAAAGATTGTAGTGTCCTATGGTGATAAAATTATTTTAGCTGACAATATAGAGTCAGCACTCCAGCAGATATTTAACTATACAGATAAAAATAATACATCAAAATCTGAAGATAATCCAAATATAAATGCAATGACACTTGAAAATATAAGAATTGCTAAAGATTTATATAACAAGGCGTTGGAAGCACAAAAGAATGGAAATTGGGTCGAATATGGAACCTTTATAAAGCAGTTGGGTGATATATTAGATAAAATAAGTAAGTAA